The Nitrosomonas sp. sh817 genome includes a window with the following:
- the ilvA gene encoding threonine ammonia-lyase, biosynthetic translates to MKNNYLERILTAQVYDVAIESPLELVANLSGRIHNQVLLKREDLQQVFSFKLRGAYNKMIKLPPAVRNRGIIAASAGNHAQGVALAAKKLDCSATIVMPVTTPQIKVQAVMGHGATVALHGDSYNDAYEHAIQLAKEEQVTFVHPYDDPDVIAGQGTIGMEILRQHTGPIHAIFVPIGGGGLIAGIAAYVKRLYPKIKIIGVEPVDADAMYRSLQSGRRIKLAQVGLFADGVAVRHVGKETFRLCRELVDEVMLVDTDAICAAIKDVFEDTRTILEPSGALSIAGIKAYVAREKIQHKTLVGIASGANMNFDRLRHISERAEIGEQREAVISVTIPEQPGSFKKFCNLLGAKSITEFNYRYSDPKVAHVFVGVSVRNQEETQQLIKELKHSGLATEDMSNNEMAKLHVRHLVGGRTHAVKNEIVYRFEFPDRPGALMNFLNNMSHNWNISLFHYRNHGADYGRVLIGIQVPPEEKNDFKAFLNQLGYRYWDETKNPAYKLFLG, encoded by the coding sequence ATGAAAAACAATTACCTTGAAAGAATTTTGACCGCGCAGGTTTACGATGTCGCGATCGAGAGTCCGCTGGAACTCGTCGCCAATTTGTCCGGGCGCATCCACAATCAGGTATTGTTGAAACGGGAAGACTTGCAGCAGGTGTTTTCATTCAAGTTGCGCGGTGCGTATAACAAGATGATCAAGTTACCGCCTGCCGTGCGCAATCGCGGCATCATCGCCGCGTCGGCGGGTAACCACGCGCAAGGCGTGGCGTTGGCCGCGAAAAAACTGGATTGCTCCGCCACCATTGTGATGCCGGTAACTACCCCGCAAATCAAGGTGCAGGCGGTCATGGGACATGGCGCTACGGTTGCGTTGCACGGCGATTCGTATAACGATGCCTACGAGCATGCGATTCAACTGGCCAAGGAAGAACAAGTGACGTTCGTGCATCCGTACGATGATCCGGACGTCATCGCCGGGCAAGGAACCATCGGCATGGAAATTTTGCGGCAGCATACCGGCCCGATTCATGCGATCTTCGTGCCGATCGGCGGCGGCGGATTGATTGCCGGAATTGCGGCGTATGTCAAGCGGTTGTATCCGAAAATCAAAATTATCGGCGTTGAGCCGGTCGATGCCGACGCCATGTACCGCTCGCTGCAAAGCGGCCGCCGTATCAAACTGGCGCAAGTCGGTTTGTTCGCCGACGGTGTGGCAGTGCGGCATGTCGGCAAGGAAACGTTCCGCTTGTGCCGCGAATTGGTCGACGAGGTAATGCTGGTCGATACCGACGCGATTTGCGCGGCGATCAAGGATGTGTTCGAAGACACCCGCACCATTCTGGAACCGTCCGGCGCGCTGTCGATCGCCGGTATTAAAGCCTACGTCGCGCGTGAAAAAATTCAACATAAAACTCTGGTGGGAATCGCTTCCGGCGCCAACATGAATTTCGACCGGCTGCGCCATATATCCGAACGCGCCGAAATCGGCGAGCAACGCGAAGCAGTGATCTCCGTGACCATTCCGGAGCAACCCGGCAGTTTCAAGAAATTCTGCAATCTGCTCGGCGCCAAAAGCATCACCGAATTCAATTACCGCTATTCCGATCCGAAAGTGGCGCATGTCTTTGTCGGCGTATCGGTGCGCAATCAGGAAGAAACACAGCAATTAATCAAGGAACTCAAACACAGCGGCTTGGCCACCGAGGACATGAGCAACAACGAAATGGCCAAATTGCATGTGCGCCACTTGGTCGGCGGACGGACGCACGCGGTCAAAAATGAAATTGTTTACCGTTTTGAATTTCCCGACCGCCCCGGCGCGTTGATGAATTTCCTCAACAACATGAGCCACAACTGGAACATCAGCCTGTTCCACTACCGCAACCACGGCGCCGATTATGGTCGCGTCCTGATCGGTATTCAGGTTCCTCCGGAAGAGAAAAACGACTTCAAAGCCTTTCTCAACCAGTTGGGCTACCGCTACTGGGATGAAACCAAGAATCCCGCGTACAAATTGTTTCTTGGGTAA
- a CDS encoding methyl-accepting chemotaxis protein, with protein sequence MESNFSKFGLTTGLVAISKKLPAITIPTKKYIPKQLLPLNHYWMLGGSVIILTLLLIVTLIIGLQQARHSGAQPELVSQLKVQHLQLVKTAQQVLTGNDSAFSQLQDQQQQFNQVVNLLIAGGVSRNGNVIAAADDPLSPGLDAFLKNWQQDDQRIQAILNRKESLLKLHHSTKAIQITNSQLRRRTEEIISRLLQIGNMPQEIRAIEAIRMHARDVARNVKAMLPVELTVTELSTQLNRDQAQISALMQVLSLGANGLGAASSKDEAIQDLLSHLYASLRKFDDHLRIIQQEIPAAVSIQSAIGEISSHSDSMLDTTTALENDIRAQVTRSASLFNWLMLLLAACIGLALIFFIRAMRRNAQHQDLSSRNEVAKTQKAMVKLLDDMKKIADGDLTVRTDITNPTTGAIADAINCTIEELHTLVEQVNQASRLVVKSSGQAQQVSSGLLAAAQQQTAKIEQTTIAVLGMTDSIGEISDMATESAKVAKQSLAAAEKGTLAVRESIAGMNEIRSYIQDTSKRIKRLGESSQEIGEIVALITDITDQTNVLALNAALQATAAGEAGQGFTVIAQEVQRLAERSAEASKQISELIATIQGDTQDAITAMERSTLGVAKGTKRSDAAGRALEEIEKVSTQLAQLVTSIFEVTSTQTRAAHKVVANMEEILHITRQNTEGTLKTTGSIKQITGFASELKASVSNFKV encoded by the coding sequence ATGGAAAGCAATTTTTCTAAATTTGGGCTCACAACCGGATTGGTGGCGATCAGCAAAAAACTACCTGCGATTACCATCCCTACGAAAAAATACATTCCAAAGCAGCTTTTGCCGCTCAATCATTATTGGATGCTGGGCGGCTCTGTGATTATTCTGACTTTACTGTTGATCGTCACGCTTATTATCGGCTTGCAGCAAGCCCGACATTCCGGTGCCCAACCCGAGCTCGTTTCGCAACTAAAAGTTCAGCATTTACAACTGGTCAAAACCGCGCAGCAGGTGCTGACAGGCAACGACTCCGCTTTTTCGCAACTGCAAGACCAGCAGCAGCAATTCAATCAGGTTGTCAACTTGCTGATCGCAGGCGGCGTATCCCGGAACGGCAATGTGATTGCCGCTGCAGACGATCCATTATCGCCGGGTTTAGATGCATTTCTGAAAAACTGGCAACAGGATGATCAAAGAATACAAGCGATCCTGAACCGGAAAGAATCGCTGCTGAAACTCCATCACAGCACCAAAGCAATACAAATCACCAACAGCCAGTTACGCCGGCGTACTGAAGAAATCATCAGCCGCTTGTTGCAAATCGGCAATATGCCGCAAGAAATCCGGGCGATCGAAGCCATCCGGATGCATGCGCGTGACGTCGCCAGGAATGTGAAAGCGATGCTGCCGGTCGAATTGACAGTGACGGAACTGTCGACGCAATTGAACCGGGATCAAGCGCAGATTTCAGCGCTCATGCAAGTGTTAAGCCTGGGCGCTAACGGCTTAGGCGCTGCTTCCAGCAAAGATGAAGCGATCCAGGATCTGTTGTCGCATTTGTATGCATCGCTGCGTAAATTTGACGATCATTTGCGTATCATCCAGCAAGAAATCCCGGCAGCGGTATCGATTCAGTCTGCAATCGGCGAAATTTCCAGCCATAGCGATAGCATGCTGGACACGACAACCGCGCTGGAAAACGATATACGCGCGCAAGTGACGCGCTCGGCGTCACTGTTCAACTGGCTGATGCTGCTCTTGGCCGCATGCATCGGTCTGGCATTGATCTTTTTTATCCGCGCCATGCGCCGCAATGCGCAGCACCAAGATCTCTCGAGCAGAAATGAAGTGGCGAAAACACAAAAAGCCATGGTAAAACTGCTCGACGATATGAAAAAAATCGCAGACGGCGATCTGACCGTCCGCACCGATATCACCAACCCGACAACCGGCGCTATCGCGGATGCCATCAATTGCACGATTGAAGAACTGCACACGCTGGTGGAACAAGTCAACCAGGCCAGCAGGCTGGTGGTGAAATCATCCGGCCAGGCGCAGCAGGTTTCTTCAGGGCTATTGGCGGCAGCACAGCAACAAACGGCTAAAATCGAGCAAACCACCATCGCGGTTTTAGGCATGACCGACTCAATCGGCGAGATCTCGGACATGGCGACGGAATCCGCCAAAGTCGCCAAACAGTCTTTGGCTGCCGCGGAAAAGGGAACTTTGGCCGTGCGCGAATCGATCGCCGGCATGAATGAAATCCGCAGTTATATTCAGGATACCTCCAAACGTATCAAACGCTTAGGCGAAAGTTCGCAGGAGATTGGCGAAATCGTTGCACTAATCACCGATATCACTGATCAGACCAATGTGCTGGCATTGAACGCCGCGTTGCAGGCAACCGCTGCGGGTGAAGCCGGGCAAGGATTCACCGTCATCGCGCAAGAAGTCCAGCGCCTGGCCGAACGATCCGCGGAAGCCAGCAAGCAAATCAGCGAACTGATCGCCACGATTCAGGGCGATACTCAAGATGCCATTACCGCGATGGAGAGAAGTACGCTGGGCGTGGCCAAAGGCACAAAACGTTCCGACGCTGCCGGCCGTGCTCTGGAAGAAATCGAGAAGGTCTCAACGCAACTCGCGCAACTCGTGACCAGCATTTTTGAGGTCACCAGCACGCAAACACGGGCTGCGCACAAGGTGGTTGCCAACATGGAAGAAATTCTTCATATTACCCGGCAAAACACCGAAGGAACCTTGAAAACCACCGGATCCATCAAGCAAATAACCGGCTTCGCATCCGAGCTGAAAGCGTCGGTCTCCAACTTTAAGGTGTGA
- the epsA gene encoding XrtB/PEP-CTERM-associated transcriptional regulator EpsA has translation MALNGSLGLYFRIIQEGFAVRSHYDLLKWLQGDVQCFLPHHIMLALWIGPNANQAEYDVISVLPGIRTGFLTAETLLSLQRELYGLWLTSGGAPTRQQLDRSQTSAQSERLPPTVCKIFQGMRSLLIHGFRDKRTNQDCLYLMFHSQRYFDDAELIFLEEFLPYLDNALRRVMPMLHAQDLSLTRFESPHNCNPSGLSKREAEILDWVRFGKTNSEIADILGISISTVKNHLQNIFKKLDVFNRMQAIAKIGQMTAIKDQTRLRSQLLLEGTSGQSTNPYRTVSKTMPLILNET, from the coding sequence TTGGCACTTAATGGAAGTTTAGGACTTTACTTCCGGATCATTCAGGAAGGATTCGCGGTACGTAGCCATTACGACCTGCTCAAATGGCTGCAGGGCGATGTCCAGTGCTTTTTACCGCATCACATCATGCTGGCTCTTTGGATCGGTCCGAATGCAAATCAAGCCGAGTACGATGTGATCTCTGTCTTACCCGGAATCAGAACCGGTTTTCTGACAGCAGAAACGCTTTTATCGCTGCAACGCGAGCTTTACGGCTTATGGCTCACTTCCGGCGGCGCACCCACCCGGCAGCAGTTGGACAGATCGCAAACCAGCGCTCAGAGTGAGCGACTACCGCCGACTGTCTGCAAAATTTTTCAAGGCATGCGATCATTGTTGATACATGGTTTCAGGGATAAGCGCACGAATCAAGACTGCCTCTATCTAATGTTCCATTCGCAGCGTTATTTCGATGATGCCGAGTTGATCTTTCTGGAAGAATTTTTGCCGTATCTTGACAACGCCTTGCGCCGGGTCATGCCGATGTTGCATGCGCAGGACTTATCGTTGACTCGCTTTGAATCACCGCACAACTGCAATCCATCCGGACTGAGCAAACGTGAAGCTGAAATTCTCGATTGGGTGAGATTCGGAAAAACCAACTCTGAAATCGCTGACATTCTCGGAATCAGTATCTCCACCGTGAAAAATCACTTGCAAAACATCTTTAAAAAACTCGATGTGTTTAACCGCATGCAAGCAATCGCAAAAATCGGACAGATGACAGCAATCAAAGATCAAACCCGACTTCGCTCCCAGTTACTGCTAGAAGGAACATCAGGTCAATCAACTAATCCCTATCGCACAGTATCCAAAACAATGCCGCTCATTCTGAATGAGACTTAA
- a CDS encoding PEP-CTERM sorting domain-containing protein produces the protein MKSKTIQYLNVKLAGLAAVGILFLAASQANATSYAFHDLGTAGGSWSFALAINNAGQITGGNSRGTPTRDDGEILTIWHGTTMTTNTTYGMDSRGWSINASGEIAGAFADRGFWFFASTWDASGVRTDLEDLAGRKDDFWSVGQSINDLGQIVGAAVAADANSYKPLLWDNSTTPTVLDTLGGQTGEALGINNAGFAVGNSFTSGDTESHATLWDINSGTVTDLGTLGGIDSNALAINQAGQIAGWSYLPGDLEQHATFWDGSTMIDLGTLGGTNSQALALNISGHVVGWSELADGSQHATLWDGTTLIDLNSFLDPALVSAGWVLKEAAGINDHGAIVGTVINPLLGINDGHAFLLSPVPEPETYAMLLAGLLLLGTMYRRKLT, from the coding sequence ATGAAATCTAAGACTATTCAATATTTAAACGTGAAGCTGGCCGGTTTAGCGGCAGTGGGTATCCTATTTCTGGCTGCCAGCCAGGCCAACGCGACCAGTTATGCCTTCCATGATCTCGGCACCGCAGGCGGATCTTGGTCATTTGCTCTGGCTATCAATAATGCCGGACAAATCACTGGCGGCAACAGCCGCGGAACCCCGACCCGGGACGATGGGGAAATCCTGACGATCTGGCATGGCACCACCATGACAACCAACACCACCTATGGCATGGACAGCCGCGGCTGGAGTATCAACGCTTCGGGAGAGATTGCCGGTGCTTTTGCTGACCGGGGTTTCTGGTTTTTTGCTTCGACCTGGGATGCCAGTGGCGTCCGGACCGATCTGGAAGATTTAGCAGGGCGTAAAGATGACTTCTGGAGCGTGGGGCAAAGCATCAACGATCTCGGGCAAATCGTCGGCGCCGCGGTGGCCGCTGATGCGAACTCCTACAAGCCATTGCTCTGGGATAACAGTACGACACCTACGGTACTGGACACGCTCGGTGGACAAACCGGTGAAGCCCTTGGGATCAACAATGCCGGATTCGCCGTGGGAAATAGCTTCACCAGCGGTGATACCGAAAGCCATGCAACGCTCTGGGACATCAACAGCGGCACAGTCACCGATCTGGGCACATTGGGCGGCATCGACAGCAATGCATTGGCGATCAACCAAGCCGGGCAAATTGCCGGCTGGAGTTATCTCCCAGGCGATCTCGAACAGCATGCGACATTCTGGGATGGTTCCACGATGATTGACTTGGGCACTTTGGGTGGCACCAACAGCCAAGCGCTGGCGCTTAACATCTCGGGGCACGTTGTCGGCTGGAGTGAATTGGCCGATGGTTCTCAGCATGCAACACTGTGGGACGGTACGACGCTGATCGACTTAAACAGCTTTCTCGATCCAGCATTGGTCAGCGCCGGTTGGGTGTTGAAAGAAGCGGCCGGTATTAACGATCATGGCGCGATTGTGGGCACCGTCATCAATCCACTCTTGGGAATCAACGACGGCCACGCTTTCTTGCTATCCCCGGTACCGGAACCGGAAACCTACGCCATGTTGTTGGCCGGATTACTGTTATTAGGCACTATGTATCGACGCAAACTGACCTGA
- a CDS encoding FxDxF family PEP-CTERM protein, which translates to MLDNRVTQSFHLAAGDYTAFVGGSNYANQLVALRDYGVSGTITVISAVPEPETYAMLLAGLGLVGAMTRRRKMANAVNG; encoded by the coding sequence TTGCTGGACAATAGGGTCACGCAAAGTTTTCATCTAGCAGCGGGCGATTACACCGCTTTCGTCGGTGGAAGTAATTATGCCAATCAACTCGTAGCCCTAAGGGACTATGGGGTCAGCGGCACCATCACGGTCATTTCTGCGGTTCCCGAACCGGAAACCTACGCCATGCTGCTTGCAGGCTTGGGTTTGGTTGGCGCGATGACTCGCCGGAGAAAAATGGCTAACGCGGTTAACGGTTAA